The genomic window AGAACAGCGCCCAGAGCACTGAGACGACCGGCATCAGGCCGTAGAGCACGAAACCGAGCCCCAGCGTGACGACGCCAACGGCGAAGATGAACATCGCCAGGAATACCATCGGCACTGCGAGGATGATCAGGTCGATCAGGAAAGCGATCACACGCCGTGCCGGCACCCCGTCGAACAATTCAGGCTGGGTGGCCGGATCATAGGCGTGCGGCTTCACGTCGAAGGACACGCCGACCTGTTTCGGATCGTTGCCGCTGGGACCGCTGCTCATGGGATATCCTCGCTCCTGCGGAAAGATGGGGACAAAAAGCATCCCCACGCAAGAGGTTCCCGGACGTCCTCCCATCAGATTCGCGCGAGCGGCGTGCAGTTCACGCCGCCGGCGTCACATCGCGAGGGCGGGCAGTTTCAGCCGGCTGTGATGATCGTCGACCACATGCAGCGAATCGGAGGAGGCCGACGCGGAGCCAAAGGGCAGATTGGAAGGCTTCTCGATTTTCACCGCATTGACGACAAAGTCGCGGATCTTGAAGACGCCGGAGGCGAGCTTGTCGAACACGCCTTCGAGGCCCTCGCGCGCCGTCGGCTTGTCGGCGACGGCAGCTGGCGTGATCACAAGAGGCGCCGCGGGCGCGGCCGTAGTGACCGCGAATGAAGTCTCCCGCCGCGCCGTCTGCAGCTTTTTGCGGTCGGGCTGCGCCTGTGCCGCCGCGTGGCTGCGCGCCTGCTCGCGAGCGGCCTCCTTTTCGGCTGCTTCCGCCGCCGCCCGGCGTCGCGCTTCGGCCTCCTGGGCCGCCTTCAATTCGCGCATGGCGACATGTCCGGCCTCGACCCGCTGGGCGACGTTGTCAAAGCGGGTCAAATCCGACTGGTCGAAAACAATCATCTCAAGCTTCTGCGCCGGCTCATGATGCAACAGGCCGAGCTTGGAAACGAGCAGGGCGCCGGCGACAGAGCACAGGACGGAAAAGGCCATTCGTCCTGCATAAGTCCAGAACAGCTTTGGCATGACAGGCCTCGGCGAGGTGGCGCCGGCCGAAACGGTCGGCATGACGCGGGGGCGTGATTTCTGGCGGTTGATCTCGCCGAAAACATGGCGTCTGGTGCCGCGGATACGCCATTTTCAGCCTGTGACGAACCCGACATGACCATTGCACTTTCCGATATCGAGGCCGCGCAGGCGATTCTGGCCAACCGGGTGGTGCGCACCCCCATGCTGCCGGCACCGCGGCTGTCCGAGCTCACCGGCGCCACCGTCTTTGTGAAATACGAAAATCTGCAGGTTACGAATTCCTTCAAGGAGCGCGGCGCGCTCAACAAGCTGGCGAGTCTCGACAAGCCCGAGCGGGCCCGCGGCGTGATTGCCATGTCGGCCGGCAATCACGCGCAGGCGGTGGCCTACCACGCGGCGAAACTCGGCATCGCCGCCACGATCGTCATGCCGGTGACCACGCCGCTGGTGAAGGTCGCAGCTACCCGGGGCTATGGCGCCAATGTGGTGCTGCACGGCGAAAGCGTCGCAGAAGCGCAGGCGCGGATGGAGGAATTGCGGGCCGAGCGCGACCTGGTGCTGGTTCACCCTTACGACGATCCACGGGTGATCGCCGGGCAGGGCACGATCGCGCTGGAAATGCTGCACGACGCGCCCGACCTGGATTGCCTTGTTGTGCCGATCGGCGGCGGCGGCCTGATTTCCGGCAATGCCATTGCGGCAAAGGCGATCAAGCCGGAGATCGAGATTCTGGGCGTGGAAGCCGCGCTCTATCCGTCGATGTGGAACGCAATCAACGGCAAGGACCGGCCGATCGGCGGCCCGACCCTGGCGGAAGGCATTGCCGTCAAGAATGTCGGGCGGCTGACGCTGCCCATCGTGCGCGCGCTCGTGTCACGCATTTTGCTGGCAGACGAAGAACATCTCGAGCGCGCGGTGAACATCTTCCTGACCTTGCAGAAGACCATGGCGGAAGGCGCCGGCGCCGCCGGACTGGCGGCGATGCTGGCGGAGCCGGATCGCTTTTGCGGCAGGCGCATCGGTTTGATCCTTTGCGGCGGCAATATCGACCCGCGCATTCTCGCCTCCATCATGGTGCGCGAGCTCGAACGTGGCGAACAGATCGTCTCATTCCGCCTGACGATTCCGGATCGGCCGGGCGTGCTCGGGCAGATCGCGACGCGCCTCGGCGTGCTCGGCGCCAATATCCTGGAAGTCGCTCACAAACGGCTGTTCCTGGACGTGCCCGCAAAAGGCGCGCGGCTGGATGTGACGGTCGAGACGCGCGACCATGCGCATGCCGAGGAGATCATCAGCGCGCTGGCGAAGGATGGCTATCAGCCGGTGCGGCTGCATGCCGGCGAGACGATGGAGTAAAGCCAC from Pseudorhodoplanes sp. includes these protein-coding regions:
- a CDS encoding threonine ammonia-lyase — encoded protein: MTIALSDIEAAQAILANRVVRTPMLPAPRLSELTGATVFVKYENLQVTNSFKERGALNKLASLDKPERARGVIAMSAGNHAQAVAYHAAKLGIAATIVMPVTTPLVKVAATRGYGANVVLHGESVAEAQARMEELRAERDLVLVHPYDDPRVIAGQGTIALEMLHDAPDLDCLVVPIGGGGLISGNAIAAKAIKPEIEILGVEAALYPSMWNAINGKDRPIGGPTLAEGIAVKNVGRLTLPIVRALVSRILLADEEHLERAVNIFLTLQKTMAEGAGAAGLAAMLAEPDRFCGRRIGLILCGGNIDPRILASIMVRELERGEQIVSFRLTIPDRPGVLGQIATRLGVLGANILEVAHKRLFLDVPAKGARLDVTVETRDHAHAEEIISALAKDGYQPVRLHAGETME